One region of Brachybacterium saurashtrense genomic DNA includes:
- the whiA gene encoding DNA-binding protein WhiA has translation MALTGEAKEELSHLEVTRPSARKAEAAAMLRFAGGLHLVAGRVVVEAELDSAAVARRLHAAIAEMYGHRAELAVLAPSGIRRTTRYLVRVEREGGMLARQTGLLDARGRPVRGMPPFVVGGARVDAEAAWRGAFLARGTLTEPGRSSALELSCPGPEVALAMVGAARRLGVASKAREARGADRVVLRDGDAISLLLSHMGAPETVRTWEERRSTREVKATAHRLANFDDANLRRSARAAVAAGQRVQRALEILGDEVPEHLQAAGRLRLEHRQASLEELGRLADPPLTKDAVAGRIRRLLATADKRAEELGIAGTDHGVDEDRLPPSPDPGR, from the coding sequence ATGGCGCTGACGGGTGAGGCCAAGGAGGAGCTCAGCCACCTCGAGGTGACCCGCCCCTCCGCGCGCAAGGCCGAGGCGGCGGCGATGCTGCGCTTCGCCGGCGGACTGCACCTGGTCGCCGGCCGCGTGGTGGTCGAGGCGGAGCTGGACTCCGCCGCGGTGGCCCGCCGCCTGCACGCCGCCATCGCCGAGATGTACGGCCATCGCGCCGAGCTGGCGGTGCTCGCCCCCTCGGGGATCCGCCGCACCACCCGCTACCTGGTGAGGGTGGAGCGCGAGGGCGGCATGCTGGCCCGCCAGACCGGGCTGCTGGACGCGCGCGGCCGCCCCGTGCGGGGCATGCCGCCGTTCGTGGTGGGCGGGGCGCGGGTCGATGCGGAGGCGGCCTGGCGCGGCGCGTTCCTCGCCCGCGGCACCCTCACCGAGCCGGGCCGGTCCTCGGCGCTGGAGCTGTCCTGCCCCGGCCCCGAGGTGGCGCTGGCCATGGTGGGCGCCGCGCGGCGCCTCGGCGTCGCGTCCAAGGCGCGGGAGGCGCGGGGCGCGGATCGGGTGGTGCTGCGCGACGGCGACGCGATCTCCCTGCTGCTCAGCCACATGGGGGCGCCGGAGACGGTGCGCACCTGGGAGGAGCGTCGCTCCACGCGGGAGGTGAAGGCCACCGCCCACCGCCTGGCGAACTTCGACGACGCGAACCTGCGCCGCTCGGCCCGGGCGGCCGTGGCCGCCGGGCAGCGGGTGCAGCGCGCGCTGGAGATCCTCGGCGACGAGGTGCCCGAGCATCTGCAGGCCGCCGGCCGGCTGCGCCTCGAGCACCGCCAGGCGAGCCTCGAGGAGCTGGGCCGGCTCGCCGATCCGCCGCTCACGAAGGACGCGGTCGCGGGGCGGATCCGCCGCCTCCTCGCCACGGCGGACAAGCGTGCCGAGGAGCTCGGGATCGCCGGGACCGACCACGGAGTGGACGAGGACCGGTTGCCCCCGTCGCCGGACCCGGGTCGTTGA
- the gap gene encoding type I glyceraldehyde-3-phosphate dehydrogenase: MTIKVGINGFGRIGRNFLRAALEQEADIQIVGVNDLTDNAALANLIKYDSIGGVLPYDVSHDEDSITVGDTTFKAYAERDPKNIPWGEIGADVVIESTGIFTDAEKAKAHIEAGAKKVIISAPAKNEDATFVIGVNEGDYDPSSHHIISNASCTTNSLAPVAKVLNDEFGIVKGLMTTIHAYTSDQVLQDGPHKDPRRARAAALNIVPTTTGAAKAVALVLPELKGKLDGYSLRVPVPTGSITDLTFEASREVTAEEINAAVKKAAEGPLKGILRYTEDPIVSKDIEGDPHSSIFDAQLTKVNGNQVKIFSWYDNEWGFSNRLVELSLLVGKSL, from the coding sequence TTGACCATCAAGGTTGGAATCAACGGATTCGGCCGCATCGGCCGCAACTTCCTGCGCGCGGCCCTGGAGCAGGAGGCCGACATCCAGATCGTCGGCGTCAACGACCTGACCGACAACGCGGCGCTCGCGAACCTCATCAAGTACGACTCGATCGGCGGCGTGCTGCCCTACGACGTCTCGCACGACGAGGACTCCATCACCGTCGGCGACACCACCTTCAAGGCGTACGCCGAGCGCGACCCGAAGAACATCCCCTGGGGCGAAATCGGCGCGGACGTCGTCATCGAGTCCACCGGCATCTTCACCGACGCCGAGAAGGCCAAGGCCCACATCGAGGCCGGCGCCAAGAAGGTCATCATCTCCGCCCCGGCGAAGAACGAGGACGCGACCTTCGTCATCGGCGTGAACGAGGGTGACTACGACCCCTCCAGCCACCACATCATCTCCAACGCCTCCTGCACCACCAACAGCCTCGCGCCGGTGGCGAAGGTGCTCAACGACGAGTTCGGCATCGTCAAGGGCCTGATGACCACCATCCACGCCTACACCTCCGACCAGGTGCTGCAGGACGGCCCGCACAAGGACCCGCGCCGTGCCCGCGCCGCCGCGCTGAACATCGTCCCCACCACCACCGGTGCGGCCAAGGCCGTGGCGCTGGTGCTGCCGGAGCTCAAGGGCAAGCTGGACGGCTACTCCCTGCGCGTGCCGGTCCCCACCGGCTCCATCACGGACCTCACCTTCGAGGCCTCCCGCGAGGTCACCGCCGAGGAGATCAACGCCGCGGTGAAGAAGGCCGCCGAGGGTCCGCTCAAGGGCATCCTCCGCTACACCGAGGACCCGATCGTCTCCAAGGACATCGAGGGCGATCCGCACTCCTCCATCTTCGACGCGCAGCTCACCAAGGTGAACGGCAACCAGGTGAAGATCTTCTCCTGGTACGACAACGAGTGGGGCTTCTCCAACCGCCTCGTCGAGCTCTCGCTGCTCGTCGGCAAGTCCCTCTGA
- a CDS encoding phosphoglycerate kinase, whose protein sequence is MLKTIDSLGELRGTRVLVRADLNVPLDGTTITDDGRIRAALPTLTRLVEAGARVIVISHLGRPKGAPEAKYSLQPVVGRLGELLGQEVAFATDTVGSSAQEVVAGLEDGRVAVLENLRFNAGETSKDEAERSAFAAQLAALGDAFVSDGFGVVHRKQASVYELATLLPAAAGELVLGEVESLRKVTDQPERPFVVVLGGAKIADKLGVIDSLLGKADRILIGGGMAYTFQKAKGHEVGQSLLDASKIDVVREYMERAEANGVELVLPIDTVIAPEFSADAPATVVAADAMPADQEGMDIGPETARLFGEKIADAATVFWNGPMGVFEFETFAKGTTAVAEVLSTAPGYTVVGGGDSAAAVRTLGFDESLFSHISTGGGASLELIEGKDLPGISILEEDHA, encoded by the coding sequence GTGCTGAAGACCATCGACTCGCTCGGAGAGCTGCGCGGCACGCGCGTGCTGGTCCGGGCGGACCTCAACGTCCCGCTGGACGGGACCACGATCACCGATGACGGCCGCATCCGTGCGGCGCTGCCCACCCTCACCCGCCTGGTCGAGGCCGGTGCGCGCGTCATCGTGATCTCCCACCTCGGCCGCCCGAAGGGCGCACCGGAGGCGAAGTACTCGCTGCAGCCGGTCGTCGGCCGCCTCGGCGAGCTGCTGGGCCAGGAGGTCGCGTTCGCGACCGACACCGTCGGCTCCTCCGCGCAGGAGGTCGTCGCCGGGCTCGAGGACGGCCGCGTCGCGGTGCTCGAGAACCTCCGCTTCAACGCCGGGGAGACCTCCAAGGACGAGGCGGAGCGCTCCGCCTTCGCCGCGCAGCTCGCCGCGCTCGGCGACGCGTTCGTCTCCGACGGCTTCGGCGTGGTCCACCGCAAGCAGGCCTCCGTCTACGAGCTCGCCACCCTGCTGCCCGCCGCGGCGGGCGAGCTGGTGCTCGGCGAGGTGGAGTCCCTGCGCAAGGTGACCGACCAGCCGGAGCGCCCCTTCGTGGTGGTGCTCGGCGGCGCCAAGATCGCCGACAAGCTCGGCGTGATCGACTCCCTGCTCGGCAAGGCGGACCGCATCCTCATCGGCGGCGGCATGGCCTACACCTTCCAGAAGGCGAAGGGCCACGAGGTGGGGCAGTCCCTGCTCGACGCCTCGAAGATCGACGTGGTCCGCGAGTACATGGAGCGGGCGGAGGCCAACGGCGTGGAGCTGGTGCTGCCGATCGACACCGTCATCGCCCCCGAGTTCTCGGCAGACGCCCCCGCCACCGTGGTCGCCGCGGACGCGATGCCCGCGGACCAGGAGGGCATGGACATCGGCCCCGAGACCGCGCGGCTGTTCGGCGAGAAGATCGCCGATGCGGCGACCGTCTTCTGGAACGGCCCGATGGGCGTGTTCGAGTTCGAGACCTTCGCCAAGGGCACCACCGCGGTCGCGGAGGTCCTCTCCACGGCACCCGGCTACACCGTGGTCGGAGGCGGCGACTCCGCCGCCGCCGTCCGCACCCTGGGATTCGACGAGTCCCTCTTCTCGCACATCTCCACCGGCGGCGGCGCGAGCCTCGAGCTCATCGAGGGCAAGGACCTGCCGGGCATCTCCATCCTCGAGGAGGACCACGCATGA
- the tpiA gene encoding triose-phosphate isomerase, with protein sequence MTTRTPLMAGNWKMNLDWKQGLALVEELGETLKDVDTTRVETVVLPPFVDLRTVQVAVDAGRLPLAYGAQDLSAHESGAYTGEVSGPMLTALGCTYVAVGHSERRQYHGEDEAVTNAKVKAAFAAGLTPILCVGEPLEERQAGTHVTYTLAQLEGGIEGLDAAQAKSIVIAYEPVWAIGTGEVATPDDAQEVCAAIREALRALHGDEVADAVRVLYGGSVKSSNVVELMDKADVDGALVGGASLKAEEFAKIAGYQG encoded by the coding sequence ATGACCACCCGCACCCCGCTGATGGCGGGCAACTGGAAGATGAACCTCGACTGGAAGCAGGGCCTCGCCCTGGTCGAGGAGCTCGGCGAGACGCTGAAGGACGTCGACACCACCCGCGTAGAGACCGTGGTGCTGCCGCCCTTCGTGGACCTGCGCACCGTGCAGGTCGCGGTGGACGCGGGCAGGCTCCCGCTCGCCTACGGCGCCCAGGACCTCTCCGCCCACGAGTCCGGCGCCTACACCGGCGAGGTCTCGGGCCCGATGCTCACGGCGCTGGGCTGCACCTACGTGGCCGTCGGCCACTCGGAGCGTCGCCAGTACCACGGCGAGGACGAGGCCGTCACCAACGCGAAGGTGAAGGCCGCCTTCGCCGCGGGCCTCACCCCGATCCTGTGCGTGGGCGAGCCGCTCGAGGAGCGCCAGGCCGGCACGCACGTGACGTACACCCTCGCGCAGCTCGAGGGCGGCATCGAGGGTCTCGACGCCGCGCAGGCCAAGAGCATCGTCATCGCCTACGAGCCCGTGTGGGCGATCGGCACCGGCGAGGTCGCGACCCCGGACGACGCGCAGGAGGTCTGCGCCGCGATCCGTGAGGCGCTGCGCGCCCTGCACGGCGACGAGGTCGCCGACGCCGTGCGCGTGCTGTACGGCGGCAGCGTGAAGTCCTCCAACGTGGTCGAGCTGATGGACAAGGCCGACGTGGACGGCGCGCTCGTCGGCGGCGCCTCCCTCAAGGCGGAGGAGTTCGCCAAGATCGCCGGGTACCAGGGCTGA
- the secG gene encoding preprotein translocase subunit SecG codes for MPLLKLILQILLVVLGLLTIMLVLLHKGRGGGLSDMFGGGVSSSASASGVAERNLNRLTVTIAVAWGMSAVGLGVIERFL; via the coding sequence CTGCCCCTCCTGAAGCTCATCCTTCAGATCCTGCTGGTCGTCCTCGGCCTGCTGACCATCATGCTCGTCCTGCTGCACAAGGGGCGCGGCGGCGGTCTCTCCGACATGTTCGGCGGCGGCGTCTCCTCCTCGGCCAGCGCCTCCGGCGTGGCCGAGCGCAACCTCAACCGCCTCACCGTCACCATCGCGGTGGCCTGGGGGATGAGCGCGGTGGGCCTCGGCGTCATCGAGCGCTTCCTGTGA
- the pgl gene encoding 6-phosphogluconolactonase gives MITTLTDTTASAIDKQMITMRETFGENTIGRVLTLIIVATGEIEEPLEAAVAASHEHPARVIVVDADPEAETSGLDAEIRVGRHAGAGEIVILHARGDVLWSLDTLVMALLLPDAPIVTWWPEHAPSSPVHDVLGSMSQRRITDSAACADPLGTLKRLRRGYASGDSDFAWARLTRWRGLVASAYEVPPISTPTEVQVSGSEGNPSVALMAGWLEHALGVPASVLPPADSDIDFRGVHSVRLVREDGTIELTRVDDDSIVMKLPGDDTGQHVTMPRRTLSELITEELRRLDPDEVYGEVLASTYSSIGDASTFASGKPEPRDVVLADAEAVAAAAAAAAAQQLAEALEERPLAHLVLTGGTVGTLTAAALPEALRAAGVDAARLHLWWGDERFVEPDSADRNEVAVRESLLVPLQRDAGLPARNIHVMPSPADGMSLDDAAAWYGQQLDQMGGDEPFRTRGQAFFDVLMLGMGPDGHIASLFPQHPGQRRVSASATGVTDSPKPPSQRISLTWPVLNSARHVQLLVAGAEKAGAVADAHGRIDPWGVPASAVRGLASTTWYLDEASARTEG, from the coding sequence GTGATCACCACCCTGACCGACACCACCGCCTCGGCGATCGACAAGCAAATGATCACGATGCGGGAGACCTTCGGCGAGAACACCATCGGCCGGGTGCTCACGCTGATCATCGTCGCCACCGGCGAGATCGAGGAGCCGCTGGAGGCGGCGGTCGCCGCCAGCCACGAGCATCCCGCGCGCGTGATCGTGGTGGACGCGGACCCGGAGGCGGAGACCTCCGGGCTCGACGCCGAGATCCGCGTGGGCCGCCACGCCGGCGCCGGGGAGATCGTGATCCTCCATGCCCGCGGCGATGTGCTGTGGTCCCTGGACACGCTGGTAATGGCGCTGCTGCTGCCGGACGCGCCGATCGTGACGTGGTGGCCGGAGCATGCGCCCTCCTCCCCCGTCCACGACGTGCTGGGCTCGATGTCGCAGCGCCGGATCACCGACTCCGCCGCCTGCGCCGACCCGCTCGGCACCCTGAAGCGGCTGCGCCGCGGCTACGCCAGCGGGGACTCCGACTTCGCCTGGGCACGGCTCACCCGCTGGCGGGGACTGGTGGCGAGCGCCTACGAGGTGCCGCCGATCTCGACGCCCACCGAGGTGCAGGTCAGCGGCAGCGAGGGCAACCCGTCGGTGGCCCTGATGGCCGGATGGCTCGAGCACGCGCTGGGGGTGCCGGCCTCCGTGCTGCCGCCGGCGGACTCCGACATCGACTTCCGCGGGGTGCACAGCGTGCGCCTGGTGCGCGAGGACGGCACGATCGAGCTGACCCGCGTGGACGACGACTCGATCGTCATGAAGCTGCCCGGTGACGACACCGGTCAGCACGTGACGATGCCGCGTCGCACCCTCTCCGAGCTGATCACCGAGGAGCTGCGCCGCCTGGATCCGGACGAGGTCTACGGCGAGGTGCTGGCCAGCACCTACAGCAGCATCGGGGACGCCTCCACCTTCGCCTCCGGCAAGCCGGAGCCCCGGGACGTGGTGCTCGCGGACGCGGAGGCGGTCGCCGCGGCCGCCGCGGCCGCCGCCGCGCAGCAGCTCGCCGAGGCGCTCGAGGAGCGGCCGCTGGCGCATCTGGTGCTCACCGGCGGCACCGTGGGTACGCTCACGGCGGCGGCCCTGCCGGAGGCGCTGCGCGCCGCCGGCGTCGACGCCGCCCGCCTGCACCTGTGGTGGGGCGACGAGCGCTTCGTGGAGCCCGACTCCGCCGATCGCAACGAGGTCGCGGTGCGGGAATCGCTGCTCGTGCCGCTGCAGCGGGACGCGGGCCTGCCGGCCCGCAACATCCATGTGATGCCCTCCCCCGCGGACGGCATGTCCCTGGACGACGCGGCCGCCTGGTACGGGCAGCAGCTCGACCAGATGGGCGGCGACGAGCCCTTCCGCACCCGCGGGCAGGCGTTCTTCGACGTGCTCATGCTCGGGATGGGGCCGGACGGCCACATCGCCTCGCTGTTCCCGCAGCATCCCGGTCAGCGCCGGGTGAGCGCGAGCGCCACCGGGGTGACCGACTCGCCCAAGCCGCCCTCGCAGCGGATCTCGCTGACCTGGCCGGTGCTGAACTCGGCCCGCCACGTCCAGCTGCTGGTGGCCGGGGCGGAGAAGGCCGGCGCCGTCGCGGACGCCCACGGGCGGATCGACCCCTGGGGCGTGCCCGCCTCGGCGGTGCGCGGACTCGCCTCCACCACCTGGTATCTCGACGAGGCCTCCGCCCGCACGGAGGGCTGA
- the zwf gene encoding glucose-6-phosphate dehydrogenase gives MTDSPRLLTGTDAPNPLRDPRDRRLPLIAGPGSMVMFGVTGDLARKKLLPAIYDLTHRGLLPPSFGLVGFGRRDWSDDDFADYVRTSVSEHSRTGFDESVFEQLRGGLRFVTGTFDDTAAFERLTEVVGELDRTRGTGGNHAFYLSIPPDAFPQVLTQLANSGLNTPRDGSWRRAVIEKPFGHDLASARELNDVVEQAFRPEDVFRIDHYLGKETVQNILALRFSNQLYEPIWNASYVDHVQITMAEDIGIGSRAGYYDGIGTARDVIQNHLLQLLALTAMEEPLSFRAKDLRAEKEKVLSAVQLPEDLSLHTARGQYVGGWQGGEQVRPYIEEDGIPADSTTETFAAMRLDIATRRWAGVPFYLRAGKRLGRRVTEIAVVFKRAPFLPFNSTDTADLGQNAIVIRVQPDEGVTMRFGSKVPGTQMEVRDVTMDFSYGMNFTEESPEAYERLILDMLLGDPPLFPRQKEVELSWQILDPITAFWAEHLDPSPYRPGTWGPDTAHEMLARDGRTWRRP, from the coding sequence GTGACAGACTCCCCCCGCCTCCTCACCGGGACGGACGCGCCCAATCCGCTGCGCGACCCCCGGGACCGGCGCCTCCCGCTGATCGCCGGTCCCGGCTCGATGGTGATGTTCGGCGTCACCGGAGACCTCGCCCGCAAGAAGCTCCTCCCGGCGATCTACGACCTCACCCACCGCGGTCTGCTGCCGCCCAGCTTCGGACTGGTCGGCTTCGGCCGCCGCGACTGGTCGGACGACGACTTCGCCGACTACGTGCGCACGAGCGTCTCCGAGCACTCCCGCACCGGGTTCGACGAGAGCGTCTTCGAACAGCTGCGCGGGGGGCTCCGCTTCGTCACCGGCACCTTCGACGACACCGCCGCCTTCGAGCGGCTCACCGAGGTCGTCGGCGAGCTGGACCGCACCCGCGGCACCGGCGGCAACCACGCCTTCTACCTCTCCATCCCGCCGGACGCCTTCCCGCAAGTGCTCACGCAGCTGGCGAACTCCGGCCTGAACACCCCGCGGGACGGCTCCTGGCGCCGCGCGGTGATCGAGAAGCCCTTCGGCCACGACCTCGCCTCCGCCCGTGAGCTCAACGACGTGGTGGAGCAGGCCTTCCGGCCCGAGGACGTCTTCCGCATCGACCACTACCTGGGCAAGGAGACGGTGCAGAACATCCTCGCGCTGCGCTTCTCGAACCAGCTGTACGAGCCGATCTGGAACGCGAGCTACGTCGACCACGTGCAGATCACGATGGCCGAGGACATCGGCATCGGGTCCCGCGCCGGGTACTACGACGGCATCGGCACCGCCCGGGACGTCATCCAGAACCACCTGCTGCAGCTCCTCGCGCTCACCGCGATGGAGGAGCCGCTCAGCTTCCGCGCCAAGGATCTGCGCGCCGAGAAGGAGAAGGTGCTCTCCGCGGTGCAGCTGCCCGAGGACCTCTCCCTCCACACCGCGCGCGGCCAGTACGTGGGCGGATGGCAGGGCGGCGAGCAGGTGCGCCCGTACATCGAGGAGGACGGCATCCCCGCCGACTCCACCACGGAGACCTTCGCCGCGATGCGCCTGGACATCGCCACCCGGCGCTGGGCGGGCGTGCCCTTCTACCTCCGCGCGGGCAAGCGCCTGGGCCGCCGTGTCACCGAGATCGCGGTGGTCTTCAAGCGCGCACCGTTCCTGCCCTTCAACTCCACCGACACCGCGGATCTCGGCCAGAACGCGATCGTGATCCGCGTCCAGCCGGACGAGGGCGTCACGATGCGCTTCGGCTCCAAGGTGCCCGGCACCCAGATGGAGGTGCGCGACGTGACCATGGACTTCTCCTACGGCATGAACTTCACCGAGGAGTCCCCGGAGGCCTACGAGCGCCTGATCCTGGACATGCTCCTGGGCGATCCGCCCCTGTTCCCGCGGCAGAAGGAGGTCGAGCTCTCCTGGCAGATCCTCGACCCCATCACCGCGTTCTGGGCCGAGCACCTGGACCCGTCCCCCTACCGCCCCGGCACCTGGGGCCCCGACACCGCGCACGAGATGCTCGCCCGTGACGGGCGTACCTGGAGGCGACCGTGA